One genomic window of Stigmatopora nigra isolate UIUO_SnigA chromosome 13, RoL_Snig_1.1, whole genome shotgun sequence includes the following:
- the ddhd1a gene encoding phospholipase DDHD1 isoform X2 codes for MDNYDLTSVKSKQCTPEGVTTANNNNQKWHSARSDGCEGCHDLSPADEAVLPGMSSVQPGLDALDVRLLEDLACPPSGDVNGDGPLFERRKRSRSNSSRHHFGDVVAELGPEEVRWYYKEDKKTWKPFVGHDSLNIELMYRKCGELKSTAASPSKVEDQGVNGEVSMETPTVGVVGDQAPLDTDIRDPDSIYVQVEPVCVRGGLYEVDVIERGCYPVYWKQQDHIPVLRGQWFIYGTWLPLEEDESDLIESEHLGHFRGQQKQDPFDASEMVVKTVDSKDAIHSLKLSRTHVDWHSVDEVYLYSDATTSKIARTVTQKLGFSKASSSGTRLHRGYVEEASPEDRPPQTTHIVFVVHGIGQKMDEGRIIKNTGMLREGVRKMEEKHFSEHNDEHVEFLPVEWRSKLALDGDTVDSITPDKLRGLRDLLNSSAMDIMYYNSPLYRDEITKGLTQELNRLYTLFCSRNPEFEEKGGKVSIVSHSLGCVITYDIMTGWDPVRFCLQEHNAVEEELHLHWTSYEERHLLEQLRHTRTRLRELENQLLTLEASKPSAPPPLKFKVENFFCMGSPLAVFLALRGIRPGTSCHQDHILPTSICSRLFNVFHPTDPVAYRLEPLILKHYNNVAPVQIHWCSATNPAPYDEVRPTFLNLAKEPTSDTESIPSPSTSPVLPRRHYGESITNLGKASILGAASIGKGIGGILFSRFSRSNSQPSVSLGLEGGSSTEEDEQQKRTESQSAYGLSTMARPTSPTVDVSLELERRIDFELREGLVESRYWSAVTSHTGYWCSHDIALFLLTFIYEHRKTSSDPEEDTAEPD; via the exons ATGGACAATTATGACTTAACATCCGTGAAATCGAAGCAATGTACGCCGGAAGGAGTGACGACGGCTAATAACAACAATCAAAAGTGGCACTCTGCAAGGAGCGATGGATGTGAGGGCTGTCACGACTTGAGCCCCGCGGACGAAGCTGTGCTACCCGGGATGTCGTCCGTCCAGCCCGGACTAGATGCGCTGGATGTCCGGCTCCTGGAGGACCTCGCATGCCCGCCATCGGGCGACGTTAACGGCGATGGTCCGCTGTTCGAGAGGCGGAAGCGATCGCGATCCAACAGCTCCAGGCACCACTTTGGGGATGTGGTGGCCGAGCTGGGTCCCGAGGAGGTGCGATGGTACTATAAAGAGGACAAGAAAACGTGGAAGCCCTTCGTGGGACACGATTCCCTTAACATCGAGCTCATGTATCGCAAATGCGGCGAGTTGAAGTCCACTGCGGCGAGCCCCAGCAAGGTGGAAGACCAGGGCGTCAATGGAGAAGTGTCCATGGAGACCCCGACCGTTGGCGTCGTCGGGGATCAGGCGCCTTTGGACACTGATATCAGAGATCCTGACAGCATTTACGTCCAAGTGGAGCCAGTATGTGTGCGGGGGGGACTCTATGAGGTGGACGTTATAGAACGGGGATGCTACCCTGTTTACTGGAAGC agcaAGACCATATTCCAGTGCTGCGAGGCCAGTGGTTCATCTACGGCACATGGTTACCTTTAGAGGAAGATGAGAGTGACCTCATCGAAAGTGAGCACCTTGGCCACTTTCGTGGGCAGCAAAAGCAGGATCCATTCGACGCCAGCGAGATGGTTGTGAAGACCGTCGACAGTAAAGACG CCATCCACAGCCTAAAACTGAGTAGGACGCATGTGGACTGGCACAGTGTGGATGAAGTCTACCTCTACAGTGACGCTACCACGTCCAAAATCGCTCGCACAGTGACACAGAAACTGGGCTTCTCCAAAG CGTCTAGTAGTGGAACCCGGCTGCACCGCGGCTACGTAGAAGAAGCATCCCCGGAAGACAGACCACCACAGACCACTCATATTGTCTTTGTGGTGCACGGAATCGGGCAGAAGATGGATGAGGGACGCATTATCAAAAACACGGGAAT GTTGAGGGAAGGTGTGAGGAAGATGGAGGAGAAGCACTTTTCGGAGCACAATGATGAGCATGTGGAGTTCCTTCCTGTAGAGTGGCGCTCCAAACTGGCACTGGACGGAG ATACAGTAGACTCCATTACACCAGACAAATTGAGAGGCCTGAGGGACCTTCTCAACAGCAGTGCCATGGACATCATGTACTACAATAGTCCACTGTATCGTGATGAG atTACTAAAGGACTGACACAGGAGCTGAACAGACTGTACACCCTGTTCTGTTCACGGAACCCTGAATTTGAGGAGAAGGGAGGGAAAGTGTCCATCGTGTCGCACTCACTGGGCTGCGTGATTACGTATGACATTATGACGGGCTGGGACCCCGTACGATTCTGCCTTCAAGAGCACAACGCCGTGGAAGAGGAGCTGCATTTACACTGGACATCGTACGAGGAGAGGCATTTGCTGGAGCAATTGCGCCACACCCGGACCag ATTAAGAGAGCTAGAGAATCAACTTTTAACACTGGAAGCCTCTAAACCATCTGCGCCTCCCCCATTAAAATTTAAG GTGGAAAACTTCTTTTGCATGGGTTCTCCTCTGGCCGTGTTCTTGGCACTGAGGGGCATCCGTCCTGGAACCAGTTGCCATCAGGACCACATCCTCCCCACGTCCATCTGCAGCCGCCTTTTCAACGTCTTCCACCCAACAGACCCTGTG GCCTACAGATTGGAGCCCCTCATCCTGAAACACTACAACAACGTTGCCCCAGTGCAGATACATTG GTGTAGTGCCACTAACCCGGCACCTTATGACGAGGTACGGCCCACTTTCCTCAACCTGGCTAAAGAGCCAACATCCGACACAGAGAGCATCCCTAGTCCCAGTACTTCTCCTGTCCTGCCCCGAAGACACTACGGAGAGTCCATCACAAACCTTGGCAAGGCCAGCATCCTGG GAGCGGCAAGTATTGGGAAAGGCATCGGAGGGATCCTCTTCTCACGCTTTTCGCGTTCCAACAGCCAACCCTCGGTCTCTTTGGGACTAGAGGGTGGGTCCAGTACTGAAGAAGATGAGCAGCAAAAGCGCACCGAGAGCCAGTCGGCTTATGGCTTGTCTACCATGGCTCGGCCCACTTCACCCACTGTAGATGTATCAT TGGAGCTTGAACGTCGCATTGACTTTGAGCTGCGCGAGGGCCTGGTGGAAAGTCGCTACTGGTCAGCCGTAACGTCGCATACGGGCTACTGGTGCTCACATGACATAGCACTCTTCCTGCTCACTTTCATTTATGAGCACAGGAAGACCAGCTCTGACCCTGAAGAGGACACCGCTGAACCTGACTGA
- the ddhd1a gene encoding phospholipase DDHD1 isoform X1 → MDNYDLTSVKSKQCTPEGVTTANNNNQKWHSARSDGCEGCHDLSPADEAVLPGMSSVQPGLDALDVRLLEDLACPPSGDVNGDGPLFERRKRSRSNSSRHHFGDVVAELGPEEVRWYYKEDKKTWKPFVGHDSLNIELMYRKCGELKSTAASPSKVEDQGVNGEVSMETPTVGVVGDQAPLDTDIRDPDSIYVQVEPVCVRGGLYEVDVIERGCYPVYWKQQDHIPVLRGQWFIYGTWLPLEEDESDLIESEHLGHFRGQQKQDPFDASEMVVKTVDSKDVLSHLPPFYLPFLFKWSGYQTTARATCHKRKRCQAIHSLKLSRTHVDWHSVDEVYLYSDATTSKIARTVTQKLGFSKASSSGTRLHRGYVEEASPEDRPPQTTHIVFVVHGIGQKMDEGRIIKNTGMLREGVRKMEEKHFSEHNDEHVEFLPVEWRSKLALDGDTVDSITPDKLRGLRDLLNSSAMDIMYYNSPLYRDEITKGLTQELNRLYTLFCSRNPEFEEKGGKVSIVSHSLGCVITYDIMTGWDPVRFCLQEHNAVEEELHLHWTSYEERHLLEQLRHTRTRLRELENQLLTLEASKPSAPPPLKFKVENFFCMGSPLAVFLALRGIRPGTSCHQDHILPTSICSRLFNVFHPTDPVAYRLEPLILKHYNNVAPVQIHWCSATNPAPYDEVRPTFLNLAKEPTSDTESIPSPSTSPVLPRRHYGESITNLGKASILGAASIGKGIGGILFSRFSRSNSQPSVSLGLEGGSSTEEDEQQKRTESQSAYGLSTMARPTSPTVDVSLELERRIDFELREGLVESRYWSAVTSHTGYWCSHDIALFLLTFIYEHRKTSSDPEEDTAEPD, encoded by the exons ATGGACAATTATGACTTAACATCCGTGAAATCGAAGCAATGTACGCCGGAAGGAGTGACGACGGCTAATAACAACAATCAAAAGTGGCACTCTGCAAGGAGCGATGGATGTGAGGGCTGTCACGACTTGAGCCCCGCGGACGAAGCTGTGCTACCCGGGATGTCGTCCGTCCAGCCCGGACTAGATGCGCTGGATGTCCGGCTCCTGGAGGACCTCGCATGCCCGCCATCGGGCGACGTTAACGGCGATGGTCCGCTGTTCGAGAGGCGGAAGCGATCGCGATCCAACAGCTCCAGGCACCACTTTGGGGATGTGGTGGCCGAGCTGGGTCCCGAGGAGGTGCGATGGTACTATAAAGAGGACAAGAAAACGTGGAAGCCCTTCGTGGGACACGATTCCCTTAACATCGAGCTCATGTATCGCAAATGCGGCGAGTTGAAGTCCACTGCGGCGAGCCCCAGCAAGGTGGAAGACCAGGGCGTCAATGGAGAAGTGTCCATGGAGACCCCGACCGTTGGCGTCGTCGGGGATCAGGCGCCTTTGGACACTGATATCAGAGATCCTGACAGCATTTACGTCCAAGTGGAGCCAGTATGTGTGCGGGGGGGACTCTATGAGGTGGACGTTATAGAACGGGGATGCTACCCTGTTTACTGGAAGC agcaAGACCATATTCCAGTGCTGCGAGGCCAGTGGTTCATCTACGGCACATGGTTACCTTTAGAGGAAGATGAGAGTGACCTCATCGAAAGTGAGCACCTTGGCCACTTTCGTGGGCAGCAAAAGCAGGATCCATTCGACGCCAGCGAGATGGTTGTGAAGACCGTCGACAGTAAAGACG TCCTCTCCCACCTGCCCCCTTTCTACCTTCCCTTTCTGTTCAAATGGAGCGGATATCAGACGACCGCTAGAGCGACATGTCACAAGCGAAAACGCTGCCAAG CCATCCACAGCCTAAAACTGAGTAGGACGCATGTGGACTGGCACAGTGTGGATGAAGTCTACCTCTACAGTGACGCTACCACGTCCAAAATCGCTCGCACAGTGACACAGAAACTGGGCTTCTCCAAAG CGTCTAGTAGTGGAACCCGGCTGCACCGCGGCTACGTAGAAGAAGCATCCCCGGAAGACAGACCACCACAGACCACTCATATTGTCTTTGTGGTGCACGGAATCGGGCAGAAGATGGATGAGGGACGCATTATCAAAAACACGGGAAT GTTGAGGGAAGGTGTGAGGAAGATGGAGGAGAAGCACTTTTCGGAGCACAATGATGAGCATGTGGAGTTCCTTCCTGTAGAGTGGCGCTCCAAACTGGCACTGGACGGAG ATACAGTAGACTCCATTACACCAGACAAATTGAGAGGCCTGAGGGACCTTCTCAACAGCAGTGCCATGGACATCATGTACTACAATAGTCCACTGTATCGTGATGAG atTACTAAAGGACTGACACAGGAGCTGAACAGACTGTACACCCTGTTCTGTTCACGGAACCCTGAATTTGAGGAGAAGGGAGGGAAAGTGTCCATCGTGTCGCACTCACTGGGCTGCGTGATTACGTATGACATTATGACGGGCTGGGACCCCGTACGATTCTGCCTTCAAGAGCACAACGCCGTGGAAGAGGAGCTGCATTTACACTGGACATCGTACGAGGAGAGGCATTTGCTGGAGCAATTGCGCCACACCCGGACCag ATTAAGAGAGCTAGAGAATCAACTTTTAACACTGGAAGCCTCTAAACCATCTGCGCCTCCCCCATTAAAATTTAAG GTGGAAAACTTCTTTTGCATGGGTTCTCCTCTGGCCGTGTTCTTGGCACTGAGGGGCATCCGTCCTGGAACCAGTTGCCATCAGGACCACATCCTCCCCACGTCCATCTGCAGCCGCCTTTTCAACGTCTTCCACCCAACAGACCCTGTG GCCTACAGATTGGAGCCCCTCATCCTGAAACACTACAACAACGTTGCCCCAGTGCAGATACATTG GTGTAGTGCCACTAACCCGGCACCTTATGACGAGGTACGGCCCACTTTCCTCAACCTGGCTAAAGAGCCAACATCCGACACAGAGAGCATCCCTAGTCCCAGTACTTCTCCTGTCCTGCCCCGAAGACACTACGGAGAGTCCATCACAAACCTTGGCAAGGCCAGCATCCTGG GAGCGGCAAGTATTGGGAAAGGCATCGGAGGGATCCTCTTCTCACGCTTTTCGCGTTCCAACAGCCAACCCTCGGTCTCTTTGGGACTAGAGGGTGGGTCCAGTACTGAAGAAGATGAGCAGCAAAAGCGCACCGAGAGCCAGTCGGCTTATGGCTTGTCTACCATGGCTCGGCCCACTTCACCCACTGTAGATGTATCAT TGGAGCTTGAACGTCGCATTGACTTTGAGCTGCGCGAGGGCCTGGTGGAAAGTCGCTACTGGTCAGCCGTAACGTCGCATACGGGCTACTGGTGCTCACATGACATAGCACTCTTCCTGCTCACTTTCATTTATGAGCACAGGAAGACCAGCTCTGACCCTGAAGAGGACACCGCTGAACCTGACTGA